One genomic region from Sphingomonas paeninsulae encodes:
- the nudC gene encoding NAD(+) diphosphatase, with protein sequence MEPVTGFTGSPLDRVDHIRSDREGYAALRYDWRGRLLALDGLDPRLSDEGELVWLSLAELSDDAEVVLLGVLDNKPHFISVPAQVSGSAMRSPSMWRALNVLPAEQSAIYGTAHSLITWHNTHRFCARCGSTTTIFRAGWGRKCDSCGTEHFPRTDPVVIMLAEYEGKVLVGRQSRFPPGNYSALAGFLEPGESIEEAVRRELFEESGVATGTIRYVASQPWPFGGSQLMIACVAEALDNEITLDTKELEDAMWVTREDVRAALSGDEDARFKAPPPFAIANSLLQSWLIDQDAARPRALG encoded by the coding sequence ATGGAGCCTGTGACGGGTTTCACAGGGTCGCCACTCGACCGCGTCGATCATATCCGCAGCGATCGCGAAGGTTACGCGGCACTCCGCTATGACTGGCGGGGGCGGTTGCTGGCGCTCGACGGACTCGATCCGCGGCTTTCGGACGAGGGCGAACTTGTGTGGCTGAGCCTTGCCGAACTGTCCGATGATGCTGAGGTCGTGCTTCTGGGCGTTCTGGACAACAAGCCGCACTTCATTTCCGTGCCCGCGCAAGTTTCCGGCAGTGCTATGCGATCCCCGTCCATGTGGCGCGCGCTGAACGTACTGCCGGCCGAACAATCGGCAATTTACGGTACCGCGCACAGCCTCATCACCTGGCACAATACACACCGTTTCTGCGCTCGTTGTGGATCGACCACGACAATATTCCGCGCAGGCTGGGGCCGTAAATGCGACAGTTGCGGCACAGAGCATTTCCCACGCACCGACCCCGTCGTGATCATGCTCGCTGAATATGAGGGAAAGGTTCTCGTCGGTCGCCAGTCACGTTTTCCGCCCGGCAATTATTCGGCACTGGCAGGTTTCCTGGAACCCGGCGAATCGATCGAAGAAGCAGTGCGCCGCGAATTGTTCGAGGAATCGGGCGTGGCAACCGGCACCATCCGTTATGTCGCCAGTCAACCGTGGCCGTTCGGCGGATCGCAACTGATGATCGCGTGCGTCGCCGAAGCACTCGATAACGAGATCACGCTCGACACCAAAGAACTCGAAGACGCGATGTGGGTGACGCGCGAGGATGTTCGCGCTGCCTTATCGGGTGACGAAGATGCCCGTTTCAAAGCTCCGCCCCCGTTCGCGATTGCGAACAGCCTGCTGCAAAGCTGGCTAATTGATCAGGACGCCGCCCGCCCCCGCGCTTTGGGATAG
- the mutY gene encoding A/G-specific adenine glycosylase, with translation MSVDIPISAKLLRWYDAHARDLPWRSPPGSSPPDPYRVWLSEIMLQQTTVGAVKPYFAKFTARWPTVDRLAAADDADVMAAWAGLGYYARARNLLACARAIVAGHGGVFPANEGDLRTLPGVGTYTAAAIAAIAFHQRAVVVDGNVERVVSRLFAVETALPSSKPELWRLTDTVTPETRAGDFAQAMMDLGSTICTPRHPSCLICPLQTDCLATRNDPASYPRRAAKVAKPERSATAFWIERDGQVLLIRRPQSGLLGGMRAFPSTLETKAASVDQASFHQGEPAGEIVHVFTHFRLTLSIRIGTPETGCNISTDGEWWPIDLLEEAGLPSVFAKVATVMMEKVTI, from the coding sequence GTGTCCGTCGATATCCCAATTTCCGCAAAACTACTTCGCTGGTACGATGCCCATGCTCGCGACCTGCCGTGGCGCAGTCCACCGGGGTCGTCGCCGCCCGATCCGTATCGCGTGTGGCTGTCGGAAATCATGCTTCAGCAGACGACGGTTGGAGCGGTTAAGCCTTATTTTGCGAAGTTCACGGCGCGCTGGCCGACCGTGGATAGGCTGGCGGCTGCGGACGATGCCGATGTGATGGCTGCGTGGGCGGGGCTTGGTTATTATGCACGGGCGCGCAATCTGCTTGCCTGCGCGCGAGCCATTGTTGCGGGACACGGAGGAGTGTTTCCAGCGAACGAGGGTGATTTGCGGACACTTCCGGGGGTGGGTACCTATACCGCCGCCGCCATTGCAGCGATTGCGTTTCACCAGCGAGCGGTTGTAGTTGATGGCAACGTCGAACGCGTGGTATCGCGGTTATTCGCGGTGGAAACGGCACTGCCCTCATCGAAACCGGAACTATGGCGTCTGACAGACACCGTTACCCCGGAAACCCGCGCCGGAGATTTCGCGCAGGCGATGATGGATCTCGGCAGCACGATCTGCACACCGCGCCACCCGTCGTGCCTGATATGTCCACTGCAAACCGATTGCCTCGCCACGCGGAATGACCCCGCCAGCTATCCGCGTCGTGCCGCGAAGGTCGCCAAGCCCGAACGCAGCGCGACCGCGTTCTGGATCGAACGTGACGGACAGGTGCTACTTATCCGCCGCCCACAATCGGGCTTGCTTGGCGGGATGCGCGCTTTTCCATCGACGCTTGAGACGAAAGCCGCATCGGTGGATCAGGCCTCGTTTCATCAGGGCGAGCCTGCCGGCGAAATCGTCCACGTCTTCACCCACTTCCGCCTGACGCTGTCGATACGGATCGGCACTCCCGAAACAGGTTGTAACATATCAACGGACGGGGAATGGTGGCCGATAGACCTGCTTGAAGAAGCCGGGTTGCCAAGCGTCTTCGCAAAAGTCGCGACAGTGATGATGGAGAAAGTAACAATATGA
- a CDS encoding DUF721 domain-containing protein — protein MPKREKPVPAKSAAPERARGGRARSVSEIVPDIGRAAFRRFGFVQSSIVSRWGEIVGERYAKVTAPESIRFPNGARSNGVLTLTVAGAHAPMMQHVTPVIIERVNRFFGYAAVVRVVMRQGDLPAPKLRAAPQPFVVVPVELGESLRTIADPELKAVLESLAQGVAAATALSVSLGKIS, from the coding sequence ATGCCGAAACGTGAAAAGCCAGTTCCCGCCAAATCCGCTGCTCCAGAGCGTGCGCGGGGCGGACGTGCGCGTAGCGTTTCAGAGATTGTGCCCGACATCGGACGCGCTGCATTCCGCCGATTCGGCTTTGTGCAATCCTCGATCGTGAGCCGGTGGGGCGAGATCGTCGGTGAACGCTATGCTAAGGTGACGGCCCCCGAATCGATCCGCTTTCCCAACGGCGCGCGGTCGAACGGCGTCCTGACCCTGACCGTCGCGGGCGCGCACGCTCCGATGATGCAGCACGTCACGCCTGTCATCATCGAACGGGTAAACCGTTTTTTCGGCTATGCGGCCGTCGTTCGCGTCGTCATGCGACAGGGCGACCTGCCCGCGCCCAAACTCCGCGCCGCGCCGCAACCCTTTGTGGTGGTCCCGGTCGAACTCGGCGAATCGCTGCGCACGATTGCCGACCCTGAGTTGAAGGCGGTTCTCGAATCGCTCGCTCAGGGTGTTGCCGCTGCAACGGCGCTTTCGGTTTCACTTGGAAAGATCAGCTGA
- a CDS encoding DsbA family protein has product MRFLLALFALLAPFTVAAAAPDWTQTVTRAPNGAYVLGNPKAKVRFVEYLSYSCPHCAHFTGEASGPIRSGFVSKGTVAVEMRNAVRDRYDFTAAVLARCGGPSRFFGNSEALFGAQEALITKATAFEASNVLPESAPVNDALIAVAKGAGLTDFMVARGYTVAQVNACLIDKPTQATVMGLTREAWEVRKIPGTPAFLINGQSLPLSTWAQVEEKLRSAVAQK; this is encoded by the coding sequence ATGCGTTTCCTGCTTGCCCTGTTCGCTCTATTGGCTCCGTTCACCGTCGCTGCCGCTGCGCCCGATTGGACCCAAACCGTCACGCGCGCACCCAACGGTGCCTATGTCCTGGGCAATCCGAAGGCGAAGGTCCGGTTTGTCGAATATCTCAGCTATTCTTGCCCACATTGCGCCCATTTCACGGGCGAAGCTTCTGGCCCGATCAGGTCCGGCTTTGTCAGCAAGGGTACGGTTGCGGTCGAAATGCGCAATGCCGTGCGCGATCGTTATGATTTTACAGCCGCCGTGCTGGCCCGCTGTGGCGGCCCATCACGCTTTTTCGGCAATAGCGAGGCCCTGTTCGGCGCGCAGGAAGCATTAATAACAAAGGCCACCGCATTCGAGGCAAGCAATGTGCTGCCCGAAAGCGCGCCGGTCAATGATGCGCTGATCGCGGTGGCAAAGGGTGCCGGACTGACTGACTTCATGGTCGCGCGTGGCTATACGGTGGCTCAGGTCAACGCGTGCCTGATCGACAAGCCGACACAGGCGACCGTGATGGGGCTGACCAGGGAAGCTTGGGAAGTTCGCAAGATCCCCGGTACACCCGCGTTTCTTATCAATGGGCAATCCCTCCCACTTTCGACATGGGCGCAGGTCGAAGAGAAATTACGCTCCGCCGTTGCGCAGAAATAA
- a CDS encoding thioredoxin domain-containing protein produces MNRFALLALPAFALIASCGSKDGNTSSSAPVAAAKAPIGTDWATTVSETADGGFRMGNPDAALKLVEYGSRTCPHCAKFSADSSTGLPKYIESGKVSYEFRDFPIHAPDLAAIMLGRCGGPAPFFTILEQMFAAQPEMLPKLEKLPLKLRARFRG; encoded by the coding sequence ATGAACCGTTTTGCCTTGCTCGCCCTTCCCGCATTTGCCCTGATCGCATCGTGCGGGAGCAAGGACGGGAATACATCGTCGTCGGCTCCGGTCGCGGCGGCAAAGGCACCGATCGGGACCGACTGGGCGACCACGGTTAGCGAAACGGCCGACGGTGGGTTTCGCATGGGAAATCCCGATGCAGCATTGAAACTGGTCGAATACGGATCACGGACCTGCCCGCATTGTGCAAAGTTTTCTGCCGACAGCAGCACTGGCCTCCCCAAATATATCGAGAGCGGTAAGGTTAGCTACGAATTCCGCGACTTCCCGATCCACGCGCCCGATCTTGCTGCAATAATGCTGGGCCGTTGCGGCGGTCCGGCCCCATTCTTCACGATCCTGGAACAGATGTTCGCGGCTCAACCAGAGATGCTGCCAAAGCTTGAAAAACTCCCCCTGAAACTCAGGGCAAGATTCAGGGGATGA
- a CDS encoding DsbA family protein encodes MTPIQQAAFWADTIGYREFVEQRGVTAAQSNACLADNTVIDKINKSLATADTKYHISGTPTFILNGDVMADINTWEGVEKALKAAGA; translated from the coding sequence ATGACCCCGATCCAGCAGGCAGCATTCTGGGCTGATACAATCGGTTATCGCGAATTCGTCGAACAGCGCGGCGTGACTGCGGCGCAGTCCAATGCTTGCCTTGCCGACAACACTGTCATCGACAAGATCAACAAGTCGCTGGCGACTGCCGACACGAAATACCACATCTCGGGAACGCCGACCTTCATCTTGAATGGCGATGTGATGGCTGACATCAACACTTGGGAAGGTGTGGAAAAGGCGCTTAAAGCCGCTGGCGCCTAA
- a CDS encoding chromosome segregation SMC family protein, with the protein MQFARVKLTGFKSFIDPVELRILPGLTGVVGPNGCGKSNLLEAIRWAMGEGSAKSLRGAAMDDVIFAGTATRPQRQFAEVSILATRDDDDDVEVVRRIERGAGSAYRINGRDARARDAQLIFADAATGAHSPALVSQGRIGAVIAAKPAERRAMLEEAAGIAGLHVRRREAEIRLKATETNLARVSELLADMDNRIAQLRRQARSAEKYRRLSDEIRQAEARLIYARWRDAAAAADTARAEAKAADDAVRTANDAQVGVAAWVREGTTRLADLRVVAQVARDAVSDSRHRLATAEAERTALETRIATLVEQRDRLEGDRAREGELARDAGDALTRLSEEIGRLEIRIATAAAERPGQASKLDAVEREGHAAEVALAQAMAAQARRDAELRVATAAMNAAGAVVARALSDRERLIGERARLLPVDGVRAASTAASDARAVAEAKIAGAVAALVQAEADRVTASENVSSAESNHAATRAALASLESEARSLATESVTNGGALDRITASPGYEAALAAALADDLGAEIGAASTATRKWVGTAVLPGDPVLSGQPLSAYVSAPSELGRRLAQVVVVDDDTGQTLLVGQRLVTRDGRMRRWDGFVAEGVGGAAAERLKRRNRLIALEAQLPQARVDAETSVAFLNRTREGVALAASVLADTRRARDAADTALRAALRAEDAANAEVDRVTARYVDLDERIARADNDVRTARDAEGQATDALGLLPSPQADDEYPKLERANVELRTSIAAQRAVLAALENALAVDNARLVAAREEADGWRARSGKAGKRVEEMTRRAAALDEEAARLSDAPDRATANLDGLDAETRTLAIASEAAVVAERDAEAALRMREGDAARAAETLAAAREARAGAQARAENQELRRVEMSRVSGERFECPPPVLPEKQGFSAHSVGTVADESTRLDRLTLDRERLGPVNLVAETELVEIEAARDQSFAEHAELTEATHRLRGSIGSLNREGRERLRVAFDAVDGHFRKLFATLFNGGEAHLEMIDSDDPLEAGLEIMAQPPGKKLTSLTLLSGGEQALTAVALIFGLFLTNPAPLCVLDEVDAPLDDANVERFCDLLDTMANTTATRYLVVTHNAVTMSRMHRLYGVTMVEQGISRLVSVDLGGAEALLAAE; encoded by the coding sequence ATGCAGTTTGCGCGGGTCAAACTGACCGGCTTCAAAAGCTTCATCGATCCCGTCGAGCTGCGCATATTGCCGGGCCTGACCGGCGTCGTCGGCCCCAACGGTTGCGGCAAATCCAATTTGCTGGAGGCGATCCGTTGGGCAATGGGTGAAGGGTCGGCAAAATCGTTGCGCGGCGCGGCGATGGACGACGTAATTTTCGCCGGTACCGCAACTCGCCCGCAACGTCAGTTTGCCGAAGTCTCGATATTGGCGACCCGCGATGACGACGATGATGTCGAAGTCGTCCGCCGTATCGAACGTGGCGCTGGTTCTGCTTATCGGATCAATGGCCGTGACGCGCGCGCGCGCGATGCCCAGTTGATCTTTGCCGATGCCGCGACCGGCGCGCATTCGCCCGCACTGGTCAGTCAGGGGCGCATCGGAGCCGTGATCGCGGCAAAGCCCGCAGAGCGTCGCGCCATGCTTGAGGAAGCGGCGGGCATTGCCGGACTCCATGTTCGGCGGCGCGAGGCGGAAATCAGGCTGAAGGCGACTGAAACCAATCTTGCCCGCGTATCCGAACTGCTTGCCGACATGGATAATCGCATTGCCCAGTTACGGCGACAGGCACGGTCGGCGGAGAAATACCGCAGGCTTAGCGACGAGATTCGACAAGCCGAGGCGCGGTTGATCTATGCGCGGTGGCGCGATGCCGCCGCCGCTGCGGATACGGCCCGTGCCGAAGCAAAGGCCGCCGACGATGCCGTTCGGACAGCGAACGACGCGCAGGTCGGAGTGGCGGCGTGGGTCCGCGAAGGGACGACGCGATTGGCCGATCTCCGGGTCGTGGCGCAGGTCGCTCGCGATGCGGTATCGGATTCACGGCACAGGCTGGCGACGGCAGAGGCGGAACGCACGGCGCTCGAGACACGGATTGCGACGCTGGTCGAACAGCGCGACCGTCTGGAAGGGGACCGTGCGCGAGAAGGGGAGTTGGCGCGCGATGCTGGCGATGCCCTGACGCGCCTTTCCGAAGAAATTGGGCGACTGGAGATACGGATCGCGACTGCGGCGGCGGAGCGGCCCGGTCAGGCGTCGAAACTGGATGCGGTCGAGCGAGAGGGGCACGCGGCAGAGGTCGCGCTGGCGCAGGCCATGGCGGCGCAGGCACGACGCGATGCCGAGTTGCGGGTGGCAACGGCCGCGATGAACGCCGCCGGTGCTGTGGTGGCGCGCGCCCTGTCGGATCGTGAACGGTTGATTGGTGAGCGTGCGCGATTGTTGCCGGTCGACGGGGTACGGGCGGCAAGTACAGCCGCGAGCGACGCCAGAGCGGTGGCCGAAGCAAAAATCGCCGGTGCAGTCGCCGCGCTTGTTCAGGCCGAAGCCGATCGCGTGACAGCTTCGGAAAATGTCAGTTCTGCCGAAAGTAACCACGCCGCCACGCGCGCCGCGCTGGCATCGCTTGAAAGTGAAGCACGGTCGCTGGCAACTGAAAGCGTCACAAACGGCGGTGCGCTCGATCGAATTACTGCCTCTCCCGGTTACGAAGCCGCGCTTGCTGCTGCACTTGCCGATGATCTTGGGGCCGAAATTGGCGCCGCATCGACGGCCACGCGCAAATGGGTGGGAACAGCCGTGCTTCCCGGCGACCCTGTGCTTTCGGGGCAGCCGCTATCGGCTTATGTGTCTGCGCCATCCGAACTTGGTCGCAGGCTTGCGCAGGTCGTTGTGGTGGATGATGACACCGGCCAAACCCTTTTGGTGGGGCAGCGTTTGGTCACGCGTGACGGACGTATGCGCCGTTGGGATGGTTTCGTTGCAGAGGGTGTGGGCGGTGCCGCTGCTGAGCGGCTCAAGCGTCGTAATCGCCTGATCGCTCTCGAAGCGCAGCTTCCGCAAGCGAGGGTCGATGCGGAAACCAGTGTCGCTTTTCTAAACCGGACGCGTGAGGGCGTGGCGCTTGCCGCATCCGTGCTTGCCGACACGCGGCGTGCGCGGGATGCTGCGGATACTGCGCTTCGTGCTGCTCTGCGCGCCGAAGATGCTGCGAATGCAGAGGTCGATCGCGTCACCGCGCGATACGTCGATCTGGATGAACGGATCGCCCGTGCCGACAATGATGTGCGGACCGCGCGGGATGCCGAGGGGCAGGCGACAGATGCTCTTGGATTATTGCCCTCTCCGCAGGCTGATGACGAATATCCGAAACTCGAACGTGCAAATGTCGAACTGCGGACATCGATAGCGGCTCAGCGGGCAGTGCTGGCGGCACTTGAAAACGCATTGGCGGTCGATAACGCGCGTTTGGTTGCGGCTCGAGAGGAAGCGGACGGCTGGCGCGCGCGTAGTGGCAAGGCGGGCAAGCGTGTCGAAGAGATGACGCGCCGCGCGGCGGCCCTCGATGAAGAGGCTGCACGCCTGTCCGATGCGCCGGATCGTGCGACCGCAAATCTGGATGGGCTGGACGCCGAAACACGGACGCTTGCGATTGCGAGCGAAGCTGCCGTTGTCGCCGAACGCGATGCCGAAGCGGCGCTACGGATGCGCGAAGGCGATGCCGCTCGCGCCGCTGAAACCCTCGCTGCCGCTCGAGAGGCGCGTGCGGGCGCACAGGCACGCGCCGAAAATCAGGAATTGCGGCGCGTCGAGATGAGCCGCGTTTCGGGCGAGCGTTTCGAATGCCCGCCGCCGGTGTTGCCGGAAAAACAGGGGTTTTCGGCGCATTCGGTCGGGACCGTCGCGGATGAATCGACCCGGCTCGATCGCCTGACGCTGGATCGTGAGCGGCTGGGTCCAGTCAATCTCGTCGCGGAAACCGAACTGGTCGAAATCGAGGCGGCGCGCGATCAATCATTTGCCGAACACGCCGAACTGACCGAGGCGACACATCGGCTTCGGGGGTCGATCGGCAGTCTCAATCGCGAAGGGCGCGAACGGCTGCGCGTGGCATTCGATGCGGTCGACGGACATTTTCGCAAACTGTTCGCAACTCTGTTTAATGGCGGCGAAGCACATCTGGAGATGATTGATTCGGACGATCCTCTCGAAGCCGGGCTAGAGATTATGGCGCAGCCTCCGGGCAAGAAGCTGACGAGTCTTACCCTGTTGTCGGGTGGTGAGCAGGCGCTGACGGCGGTCGCGCTGATTTTCGGATTGTTCCTGACCAATCCTGCGCCGCTATGCGTTTTGGATGAGGTCGATGCGCCGCTCGACGATGCGAATGTCGAACGGTTTTGCGATCTACTCGACACGATGGCGAATACTACTGCCACCCGCTACCTGGTCGTGACACACAACGCCGTGACGATGAGCCGGATGCACCGACTGTACGGCGTTACGATGGTCGAACAGGGGATCAGCCGGTTGGTGTCGGTCGATCTGGGCGGCGCCGAGGCTTTGCTTGCGGCGGAATAA
- a CDS encoding DedA family protein yields the protein MIENIIGWLAGFIVAFISATGYLGVALLMAIESACIPLPSEIIMTFAGYLVATGQLNLWLVATAGAIGCNIGSVIAYEAGKRGGRPIVERWGRYILIDKHDLDRADVFFAKHGSVAVLIGRLLPVIRTFIAFPAGVARMPLGKFHFYTFIGSWPWCFMLAWVGMKLGSAWDTDPRVKAAFHDAHLIIVAVILVAGVWFVWHKLRKR from the coding sequence ATGATCGAAAACATTATCGGCTGGCTGGCCGGCTTCATCGTCGCGTTCATTTCGGCCACTGGCTATCTGGGCGTCGCGCTTTTGATGGCTATCGAATCGGCTTGCATACCGCTGCCCAGCGAAATCATCATGACGTTTGCCGGATATCTCGTCGCGACGGGTCAATTGAACTTGTGGCTGGTGGCAACGGCCGGTGCCATCGGCTGCAATATCGGATCGGTCATCGCCTATGAAGCAGGTAAGCGCGGCGGTCGTCCGATCGTCGAGCGCTGGGGCCGTTATATCTTGATCGACAAACACGACCTCGATCGCGCCGACGTTTTTTTCGCAAAACACGGCAGCGTGGCAGTGTTGATCGGCCGTCTGCTCCCGGTCATTCGCACATTTATCGCTTTTCCGGCGGGTGTCGCACGGATGCCGCTCGGCAAATTCCATTTCTATACGTTCATCGGGTCGTGGCCGTGGTGCTTCATGCTGGCATGGGTCGGCATGAAACTCGGCAGCGCATGGGACACGGACCCCCGCGTAAAGGCGGCTTTTCATGACGCCCATCTGATTATCGTAGCGGTTATCCTTGTCGCAGGCGTCTGGTTCGTCTGGCACAAACTTCGGAAACGATAA
- a CDS encoding hemerythrin domain-containing protein, translating into MATAKIFDDLKADHDRHREVLSAIADAKGDKKTRAGLFEKFRIDVSGHAAAEEQSLYATMMMDPEMQDDARHSVSEHKEVDDMLTELYQQEVDTPEWSRKFTQMRTRYDHHITEEEEEMFPKAAEHLSDADEVRLAKVFEKRKPAESQKAAETNPTEKEEKE; encoded by the coding sequence ACGATCGCCACCGCGAAGTTCTAAGCGCAATCGCCGATGCAAAGGGCGATAAGAAAACCCGCGCCGGTCTCTTCGAAAAATTCCGCATCGACGTATCGGGACATGCCGCGGCCGAGGAGCAATCCCTCTATGCCACGATGATGATGGACCCCGAAATGCAGGACGACGCGCGCCATTCAGTTTCCGAACACAAGGAAGTCGACGACATGCTGACCGAGCTTTACCAGCAGGAGGTCGATACGCCTGAATGGAGCCGGAAATTCACTCAGATGCGAACGCGTTACGATCACCATATCACCGAGGAAGAAGAGGAAATGTTTCCCAAGGCTGCCGAACATCTGTCGGACGCCGATGAAGTCCGACTCGCGAAGGTTTTTGAGAAGCGCAAGCCAGCCGAAAGCCAGAAAGCTGCGGAAACCAACCCTACGGAAAAGGAAGAGAAGGAATAG